GAAACTTCGCCGATCGGTGGCAAAGTAGCGGTAGGCGACATCGATGGTGATGCCCTGTTCCCGCTCGTCGCGCAGGCCATCTGTCAGCAACGCGAGGTCCATCTGGGTCGCGCCCCGGTGTCGACTCGCCGCCTCGACCGCGTCGTACGTGTCCGCGAGGATCGACTTGCTGTCGTGCAGGAGGCGGCCGACCAGAGTGCTCTTGCCGTCGTCCACCGATCCTGCGATGACGAGACGTAATGGGACATTCTGTAGTGAACTCATTAAAAATATCCCTCACGTTTGCGGTCTTCCATCGCCGCTTCGGACAATCGGTCATCGGCCCGCGTCGCACCGCGTTCGGTCAAGCGGCTGACCTTCACTTCTTCGATGACCTGCGCCACCGTGCTCGCGTCGCTCTCCACCGCTCCGGTGCACGATCCATCGCCGACGGTTCGGTAACGCACCGTGCGCGTACTCAGTGACTCAGCACCACGGGGACCGCCCCACGGACCAGGAGTCATCAGCATCCCGGCACGGTTGAAAACCGGTCGCTCGTGGGCGAAGTAGATACTCGGCAGTGAGACGTTCTCTGCCTCGATGTAACGCCATACGTCGAGCTCGGTCCAGTTGGAGATCGGGAAGACGCGAGTGTGTTCACCGGGCGCGTGGCGCCCGTTGTAGATGCGCCACAGCTCTGGGCGTTGTCGCCTGGGATCCCACCCCCCGAACGCGTCGCGGATGGA
This portion of the Dermatophilaceae bacterium Sec6.4 genome encodes:
- the cysD gene encoding sulfate adenylyltransferase subunit CysD, producing MSVHTASTTAAHLAALRDLESESIEIIREVVAEFDRPAMLFSGGKDSAIVLHLALKALWPAPLPIKLLHVDTGHNLAEVIDFRDRIVAEAGVTLVVAKVEEWIADGRLVERPDGTRNPLQTIPLLDTISEYGFDALLGGARRDEDRARAKERIFSIRDAFGGWDPRRQRPELWRIYNGRHAPGEHTRVFPISNWTELDVWRYIEAENVSLPSIYFAHERPVFNRAGMLMTPGPWGGPRGAESLSTRTVRYRTVGDGSCTGAVESDASTVAQVIEEVKVSRLTERGATRADDRLSEAAMEDRKREGYF